Proteins encoded in a region of the Clostridium beijerinckii genome:
- the pfkA gene encoding 6-phosphofructokinase → MKKIAVLTSGGDAPGMNAAIRAVVRTALHNGIEVMGVQRGYSGLINGELFSMDRNSVSDIIQRGGTILRTARCPEFKNEEVRKKAAKILQAYGVEALVVIGGDGSFMGAKLLSKLGIKTIGLPGTIDNDLAYTDFTLGFDTALNTVVDAINKIRDTSTSHERVSIVEVMGRDCGDLSLYAGICGGAEAIIIPEMEFDKDALCRTILEGKNKGKMHNLIMLAEGIGGAFELAKYVEEVTGIETRATILGHIQRGGSPTATDRVLASRMGAKAIEVLLKGGTSRVIGIRDNKIIDQDIDEALDMESKFDKELYDIAQVLS, encoded by the coding sequence ATGAAAAAGATAGCTGTGTTAACAAGTGGTGGAGATGCACCAGGCATGAATGCTGCAATTAGAGCAGTAGTAAGAACTGCGCTTCATAACGGAATTGAAGTTATGGGAGTACAAAGAGGTTATAGTGGACTTATCAATGGAGAATTATTCAGCATGGATAGAAATTCAGTATCTGATATAATCCAAAGAGGTGGAACAATTTTAAGGACTGCTAGATGTCCTGAATTCAAGAATGAAGAAGTAAGAAAAAAGGCTGCAAAAATATTACAAGCTTATGGTGTTGAAGCTCTAGTAGTTATAGGTGGAGACGGTTCATTTATGGGTGCAAAATTATTATCAAAGCTTGGAATTAAAACAATAGGTTTACCAGGAACAATTGATAATGACTTAGCTTACACAGACTTTACTTTAGGGTTTGATACAGCCTTAAATACCGTTGTAGATGCTATAAATAAAATTAGAGATACTTCAACTTCACATGAAAGAGTTTCAATTGTAGAAGTTATGGGTAGAGACTGCGGAGATTTATCTTTATATGCAGGTATCTGCGGAGGCGCAGAAGCAATTATAATTCCTGAAATGGAATTTGATAAAGATGCACTTTGTAGAACTATCTTAGAAGGTAAAAATAAAGGAAAAATGCATAATCTAATAATGCTTGCAGAAGGAATTGGAGGAGCATTTGAACTTGCAAAGTACGTTGAAGAAGTAACTGGAATTGAAACAAGAGCAACAATCTTAGGTCATATTCAAAGAGGAGGAAGTCCTACTGCTACAGATAGAGTTTTAGCTTCAAGAATGGGAGCAAAGGCTATAGAAGTATTATTAAAAGGTGGAACTTCAAGAGTAATAGGAATTAGAGATAATAAAATAATAGACCAAGATATAGATGAAGCTCTTGATATGGAAAGTAAATTTGATAAAGAACTTTATGATATTGCTCAAGTATTATCATAA
- a CDS encoding DNA polymerase III subunit alpha, whose product MEEKQFCHLHLHTEYSLLDGSGKIGKLMKKAKELGMKSIAITDHGVLYGLVDFYKAAKENDIKPILGCEVYVVPKSRHIKQPDKENSTYHLVLLVKNQIGYENLMKIVSVASIEGFYYKPRIDYEYLRKHSEGLIALSACLGGEVQSYHLKGNYEKAKETALTYKEIFNGDFYIELQNHGMEEQKRVNEENIKLSNETGIPLVATNDVHYISKEDSKSHDVLMCIQTAKTIDDPHRRRYPSDQFYLKSADEMWDMFSYVPEALENTIKIADECSYEYKFHESKLPKFPLEEGQDPYDYLRDTCYKGLIDRYSVFENLRNQSLNYSKIEEVVANYEEAKEYVDRLEYELQVIKQMGYIDYFLIVWDFVRFSYESGIPTGPGRGSAAGSIVAYTLGITKIDPIKYSLIFERFLNPERVSMPDIDSDFCYERRQEVIDYVVEKYGASNVSQIITFGTMAARLCIRDVGRAMNYSYAEVDRIAKMIPTMLGITIEKALDLNPELKLAYDTDERVKALIDVSKDLEGLPRHSSTHAAGVVIASKPLVEYVPLQKNEEMIVTQFGMTTLEELGLLKMDFLGLRTLTVMNDAINMIRENRRIDIDLDKIDFEDKEVYKMIGEGKTAGVFQLESPGMTSFMKELKPDSLEDIIAGISLYRPGPMAEIPRYIEGKKNPEKVTYLTKELEPILSVTYGCLVYQEQVMQAVRDLAGYSMGRSDMVRRAMSKKKHKVMEEERKNFIHGIVENDEVIVPGCVRNGISEEIANKIFDSMMDFASYAFNKSHAAAYAVVGYQTAYLMKYYPVEMIAAMLNSIMGISEKVAYYIGIAEELGIQVLPPNINESFSKFTVKENKIRFGLAAIKNVGTNVVASIVKAREEKGKFESLVDFINKMDPSSINKRAVECLIKAGALDDFDVFRSKMLAVHEKLIDNISSDKRRNIDGQISLFASEELKNPEVNYPNIKEFTKRNLLAMEKEMTGLYITGHPLDDYAQSLKMQTTNEISKIFLVQETLDDSLESDMGEINMFNRQDALQDNDRVILGGILANVNQKVTRNNSIMAFLKLEDLTGTIEVIVFPKTLEKVKELCVTDSLVIVKGRLSLKEDEPPKLICESIEPLEKVNTSKVYLRVDDKVAATVLSKKLKELLIKEYIGDTPIYIFESQGKQKFRVPRDRWISLDSDVMNLLRQTLGDENVKVLDS is encoded by the coding sequence ATGGAAGAAAAACAATTTTGTCATTTACATTTGCATACAGAATATAGTTTACTTGATGGATCAGGGAAAATAGGAAAGCTCATGAAGAAGGCAAAAGAATTAGGTATGAAGAGTATTGCTATTACTGATCATGGAGTTTTATATGGGCTTGTAGATTTCTATAAGGCAGCAAAGGAAAATGATATAAAACCTATTTTAGGATGTGAAGTTTATGTCGTACCAAAATCTAGACATATAAAGCAGCCAGACAAAGAAAATTCAACTTACCATTTGGTTTTATTAGTAAAGAATCAAATTGGATATGAAAATCTAATGAAAATAGTATCAGTTGCATCTATTGAAGGATTTTATTATAAGCCAAGAATAGATTATGAATATTTAAGAAAACATAGTGAAGGGTTAATTGCTTTGAGTGCTTGTTTAGGTGGTGAAGTACAATCTTACCATCTTAAAGGTAATTATGAAAAAGCAAAAGAGACAGCCTTAACATACAAAGAAATTTTTAACGGTGACTTTTATATTGAGTTACAAAATCATGGAATGGAAGAACAAAAGAGAGTAAATGAAGAAAATATAAAATTATCTAATGAAACTGGTATACCACTAGTTGCTACCAACGATGTTCACTACATAAGTAAGGAAGATTCTAAATCACATGATGTACTAATGTGTATACAAACAGCTAAAACCATTGATGATCCTCATAGAAGAAGATATCCTTCAGATCAGTTTTATTTAAAATCAGCAGATGAAATGTGGGATATGTTTTCCTATGTTCCTGAGGCTTTGGAGAACACCATTAAGATAGCCGATGAGTGTAGTTATGAATATAAGTTTCACGAATCTAAGCTTCCAAAATTTCCGCTAGAAGAAGGTCAAGATCCTTATGACTATCTTAGGGATACTTGCTATAAAGGTCTGATAGATAGATATAGTGTATTTGAAAATCTTAGAAATCAGAGTTTGAACTATAGTAAAATTGAAGAGGTTGTAGCAAATTATGAAGAAGCTAAAGAATATGTTGATAGATTAGAATATGAGCTTCAAGTAATAAAGCAAATGGGATATATTGATTACTTTTTGATTGTATGGGATTTTGTTAGATTTTCTTATGAAAGTGGAATACCTACAGGGCCAGGTAGAGGATCTGCAGCAGGTTCAATAGTTGCATATACGTTAGGAATTACAAAAATAGATCCGATTAAGTATAGTTTAATCTTTGAGCGTTTCTTAAATCCAGAGAGAGTATCAATGCCTGATATAGATAGTGATTTTTGCTATGAAAGAAGACAAGAAGTTATTGATTATGTAGTTGAGAAGTATGGAGCAAGTAATGTTTCTCAGATAATAACGTTTGGTACAATGGCAGCTAGACTATGTATACGGGATGTTGGAAGAGCTATGAATTATAGCTATGCAGAGGTTGATAGAATAGCTAAGATGATACCAACAATGCTTGGAATAACTATAGAGAAGGCATTAGACTTAAATCCAGAGCTTAAATTAGCCTATGATACAGATGAAAGAGTAAAGGCTTTAATAGATGTTTCAAAGGATTTAGAGGGACTTCCAAGGCATTCTTCTACTCATGCTGCTGGTGTTGTTATAGCATCAAAGCCATTAGTTGAATATGTTCCACTACAGAAGAATGAAGAAATGATAGTAACCCAATTTGGAATGACAACATTGGAAGAGCTTGGGCTGCTTAAGATGGATTTCTTAGGACTTAGAACATTGACGGTTATGAATGATGCTATAAATATGATTAGAGAAAATAGAAGGATAGATATTGATTTAGATAAAATAGACTTTGAAGATAAAGAAGTATATAAAATGATAGGGGAAGGCAAGACAGCCGGAGTATTCCAGCTTGAATCGCCAGGAATGACTTCATTCATGAAGGAATTAAAACCTGATTCATTAGAAGATATTATTGCGGGAATATCGCTCTATAGACCAGGACCTATGGCTGAAATTCCTAGATACATAGAAGGAAAGAAAAATCCAGAAAAAGTTACGTATTTAACTAAAGAATTAGAGCCTATATTAAGTGTTACGTATGGATGTTTAGTATATCAGGAGCAAGTAATGCAGGCTGTTAGAGATTTAGCTGGATACTCCATGGGACGTAGTGATATGGTTAGAAGAGCTATGTCAAAGAAAAAACATAAGGTTATGGAAGAAGAAAGAAAAAATTTCATTCATGGTATTGTTGAAAATGATGAAGTAATAGTACCAGGATGCGTGAGAAATGGAATTTCAGAGGAAATAGCTAATAAAATTTTCGATTCTATGATGGACTTTGCTTCGTATGCATTTAATAAATCCCATGCAGCGGCATATGCAGTTGTTGGATATCAAACAGCATATCTTATGAAGTACTATCCAGTAGAGATGATTGCAGCAATGCTTAATTCAATCATGGGAATCAGTGAAAAGGTAGCATACTATATCGGCATAGCAGAAGAACTTGGAATACAAGTTTTACCACCTAATATAAACGAAAGTTTTTCTAAATTCACTGTTAAAGAGAACAAGATTAGATTTGGATTAGCAGCTATAAAGAATGTTGGAACTAATGTTGTTGCAAGCATAGTGAAAGCAAGAGAAGAAAAGGGTAAATTTGAATCGTTGGTCGATTTTATAAATAAAATGGATCCATCATCAATAAATAAGCGTGCAGTTGAATGTTTAATAAAGGCTGGGGCTCTAGATGATTTTGATGTTTTTAGATCTAAGATGTTAGCTGTTCATGAAAAATTAATTGATAATATATCTAGTGATAAGAGAAGAAATATTGATGGGCAAATAAGCCTATTTGCAAGTGAAGAATTAAAAAATCCAGAAGTAAACTATCCTAATATTAAGGAATTTACTAAGCGTAATTTATTAGCTATGGAAAAGGAGATGACGGGACTTTATATTACTGGGCATCCTCTAGATGACTATGCTCAAAGTCTGAAAATGCAGACCACAAATGAGATTTCGAAAATATTTTTAGTACAGGAAACTTTAGATGATTCTCTAGAGAGCGATATGGGTGAAATTAATATGTTTAACAGGCAGGATGCATTACAAGATAATGATAGAGTAATCCTTGGAGGAATACTTGCTAATGTTAATCAGAAGGTAACAAGAAATAATTCTATAATGGCATTCCTAAAACTTGAAGACTTAACTGGAACGATTGAAGTAATAGTGTTCCCTAAAACTTTGGAGAAAGTAAAAGAATTATGCGTAACAGATAGTTTGGTAATAGTTAAAGGAAGATTAAGTTTGAAAGAAGATGAGCCACCAAAACTTATTTGTGAAAGTATAGAACCTTTAGAGAAGGTCAATACTTCAAAGGTATATTTAAGAGTTGATGATAAGGTGGCAGCTACTGTTCTAAGTAAAAAATTAAAAGAATTATTGATAAAGGAATATATTGGAGATACGCCTATTTATATATTTGAGAGCCAAGGAAAACAAAAGTTCAGGGTGCCAAGAGATAGATGGATTTCCCTAGATAGTGATGTTATGAATTTATTGAGACAAACTTTAGGAGATGAGAATGTTAAGGTATTAGATTCATAA
- a CDS encoding Dabb family protein — protein MFTHIVLFKLKEPTTENLKFVEKTLLSMTGMIKELKQLEVGVDVIKSDRSYDVGIITRFDNKEDYLSYDVNEFHVEKVKKVIGPYMEGSKTLDF, from the coding sequence ATGTTTACACACATTGTATTATTTAAATTGAAAGAGCCAACAACAGAAAATTTAAAGTTTGTAGAAAAAACTTTATTATCTATGACTGGAATGATCAAGGAATTAAAGCAGTTAGAAGTAGGGGTAGACGTAATAAAAAGTGATAGAAGTTATGATGTTGGAATCATAACAAGGTTTGATAATAAGGAAGATTATTTATCGTATGACGTGAATGAATTTCATGTTGAAAAAGTTAAAAAGGTTATAGGGCCATATATGGAAGGCAGTAAAACTTTAGATTTCTAA
- the whiA gene encoding DNA-binding protein WhiA, which yields MSFSSKVKGEICRYIDISKEEALAEISAIMKVSGTLAFSGSGLSFKMTTENPASARLIFTLLKDHFNIHSKLMVKKSNSLKKNNIYMVVISEEMGVRGLLSDTGILKEIDGIMSLDYRIEEYIFKDEDIKRAYIRGAFIGGGSISNPEKTYHLEFVTHSEEYAKDLSNLINTFSLNSKVIQRKNSFIVYIKEGEQIVDLLNVIGAHSSLLEIENIRIMKEMRNNVNRLVNCETANLSKTVNAAVRQVESIKLIQSQIGLQRLPDNLREIAELRLNYPDESLKELGEMLDPPVGKSGINHRLRKIEKIAEELRTSK from the coding sequence ATGTCATTTTCATCTAAAGTTAAAGGAGAGATATGCAGATATATAGATATTTCGAAGGAAGAGGCGTTAGCAGAAATATCGGCTATTATGAAGGTTAGTGGTACATTAGCTTTTAGTGGAAGTGGACTTAGTTTTAAAATGACCACAGAAAACCCAGCTAGTGCTAGATTAATTTTTACACTTTTAAAGGATCATTTTAATATACATTCGAAGTTAATGGTAAAAAAGAGTAACTCTTTAAAGAAGAATAATATCTATATGGTAGTAATTTCTGAAGAAATGGGTGTTAGAGGATTATTAAGCGATACTGGAATACTCAAAGAAATTGATGGAATAATGAGCTTGGACTATAGAATAGAGGAGTATATTTTTAAAGATGAAGATATAAAAAGAGCATATATAAGAGGAGCGTTTATCGGCGGAGGAAGCATAAGTAATCCAGAAAAAACTTATCATCTGGAATTTGTAACGCACAGTGAAGAATATGCAAAAGATTTATCGAATTTAATCAATACTTTCAGTTTAAATTCTAAGGTTATACAAAGAAAAAATAGTTTTATAGTATATATCAAAGAAGGAGAACAAATAGTAGATTTGCTTAATGTAATAGGAGCTCATTCATCGCTTTTAGAGATCGAAAATATAAGAATAATGAAGGAAATGAGAAATAATGTAAATAGACTTGTGAATTGTGAGACAGCAAATCTTTCTAAAACTGTAAATGCAGCAGTAAGACAGGTTGAAAGCATAAAACTTATCCAATCACAGATTGGGTTGCAAAGATTGCCAGATAATTTAAGAGAAATTGCAGAGCTTAGGTTGAATTATCCAGATGAATCACTGAAGGAATTAGGAGAAATGCTAGATCCTCCAGTAGGAAAATCGGGAATAAATCATAGATTAAGAAAAATAGAAAAGATAGCAGAGGAATTACGAACAAGCAAATAA
- a CDS encoding gluconeogenesis factor YvcK family protein: MRIKDWLKAGIKVKRWLAFGIFGILLISFGFTELVNHRVYNLYYQVFYVFLNITGIFVLYISITETMKSIIALVNRGYIKVSLDSRKIESLIYEKRLLVKGPKIVVIGGGTGLSTMLRGLKYYTSNITAIVTVGDDGGGSGDLREDLGMLPPGDIRNCILALADTEPIMEDLLQYRFADGRLKNQSFGNLFLAAMAGISDNFEEAVQKMSSVLAVTGKVIPVTLDNMQLVAKLQNGNIVKGESQIPEEAIEQRSRIEELKIVPENAKALPEALEAIKEADAIVMGPGSLYTSITSNLLVKDIAKEVRKSSAIKIYISNIMTQPGETTGFKVSDHLKVLFKYGGKDIVDYVIANTGEITEELKEKYQKDGADLVKLDREDINSLGVKIVGDDLVKVKNGLVKHDSDKLAEILVDTIMEKKLLYDKKKIIEYMYLSQRIKERVREEKGKVID, encoded by the coding sequence ATGAGGATAAAAGATTGGCTTAAGGCTGGAATTAAAGTGAAACGATGGCTAGCGTTCGGTATTTTCGGAATATTATTAATATCGTTTGGATTTACAGAACTAGTTAACCATAGGGTTTACAATTTATATTACCAAGTTTTTTATGTGTTCTTAAATATTACAGGAATATTTGTTTTATATATATCAATTACTGAAACGATGAAATCAATAATTGCATTAGTAAATAGAGGTTATATCAAAGTGTCCCTAGATAGTAGAAAAATTGAAAGCCTAATATATGAAAAAAGATTATTAGTAAAAGGGCCTAAGATAGTTGTAATTGGTGGAGGAACCGGTTTATCTACAATGCTTCGAGGGTTGAAGTACTATACATCAAATATAACTGCAATAGTTACGGTTGGAGATGATGGCGGCGGATCTGGAGATTTAAGAGAAGATTTGGGAATGTTACCTCCGGGAGATATAAGAAACTGTATTTTGGCATTAGCTGATACAGAGCCAATAATGGAGGATCTACTTCAGTATAGATTTGCTGATGGAAGATTAAAGAATCAAAGTTTTGGAAATTTATTCTTAGCAGCTATGGCTGGAATATCTGATAACTTTGAGGAAGCAGTTCAGAAAATGAGTTCTGTATTAGCTGTAACAGGTAAAGTTATACCTGTTACTTTGGATAATATGCAATTGGTTGCAAAATTACAAAATGGTAACATAGTAAAAGGTGAATCACAAATTCCCGAAGAGGCTATTGAACAAAGATCTAGAATAGAAGAATTGAAAATAGTTCCTGAGAATGCAAAAGCCCTTCCGGAGGCATTAGAAGCCATAAAGGAAGCAGATGCTATAGTTATGGGGCCGGGTAGCCTATATACAAGTATAACTTCTAATTTGCTTGTTAAAGATATTGCAAAAGAAGTTAGGAAGAGTAGTGCTATCAAAATATATATTTCAAATATAATGACTCAACCTGGAGAGACTACAGGTTTTAAAGTATCAGACCACTTAAAGGTTTTATTCAAATATGGTGGGAAAGATATTGTTGATTATGTAATTGCTAATACAGGAGAAATAACAGAGGAACTAAAAGAAAAATATCAAAAAGATGGTGCAGATCTTGTTAAATTAGATAGAGAAGATATTAATAGTCTAGGTGTAAAAATAGTCGGTGATGATTTAGTAAAAGTTAAAAATGGATTAGTTAAGCATGATTCAGATAAATTGGCAGAAATATTAGTAGATACAATAATGGAAAAGAAACTTTTATATGATAAGAAAAAGATAATAGAATATATGTATTTATCGCAACGTATTAAAGAAAGAGTCAGAGAAGAAAAAGGAAAAGTAATTGATTAA
- the rapZ gene encoding RNase adapter RapZ, with protein sequence MRFVIVTGLSGAGKTQATRTLEDLGYFCVDNLPPKLISKFAEVCTQSGGNIEKVALVIDIRGGIFFDDFFEALNYLKKNEFKYEILFLEATDEVLIKRFKETRRSHPLSPDGRVLTGITQEREKLREVKNIADIIIDTSKYEIRHLREKINKNYGDHTYPEKQLSITVLSFGFKYGIPVDSDLVFDVRFIPNPFYIPELKQYSGNDEPVKDYVLKQEETVNFIEKLVDMLKYLIPNYIKEGKSQLIISIGCTGGRHRSVAIANEVYERLNKENYNSKIEHRDVAEDLHKGEKKL encoded by the coding sequence ATGAGATTTGTTATTGTTACAGGATTATCAGGAGCAGGAAAGACACAAGCAACAAGAACATTGGAGGATTTGGGATATTTTTGTGTTGATAACCTTCCACCAAAGTTAATCTCTAAGTTTGCAGAAGTATGCACGCAAAGTGGCGGAAATATTGAAAAAGTAGCATTAGTTATAGATATTAGAGGCGGAATTTTCTTTGATGATTTTTTTGAAGCCCTAAATTACTTAAAGAAAAATGAATTTAAATACGAAATATTATTTCTAGAAGCAACTGATGAAGTGCTTATTAAGAGATTTAAGGAGACAAGGAGAAGTCATCCATTATCTCCAGATGGAAGAGTTTTGACTGGGATTACTCAGGAAAGAGAAAAATTAAGAGAAGTTAAAAATATAGCTGATATTATCATTGATACATCTAAATACGAAATAAGGCATTTGAGAGAAAAAATAAACAAGAATTATGGAGATCATACTTATCCCGAAAAGCAATTATCAATTACTGTATTAAGCTTTGGGTTTAAATATGGAATACCAGTGGATTCAGATTTGGTTTTTGATGTTAGATTTATACCAAATCCATTTTATATACCTGAATTAAAGCAGTATTCTGGTAATGATGAACCAGTTAAAGATTATGTCTTAAAACAAGAGGAGACTGTGAATTTTATAGAAAAGTTAGTAGATATGCTAAAGTACTTAATACCTAATTATATAAAAGAAGGAAAGAGTCAATTAATTATATCTATAGGATGTACAGGTGGAAGACATCGTTCAGTTGCAATAGCAAATGAAGTTTATGAAAGATTAAATAAAGAAAACTATAATTCTAAAATAGAGCATAGAGATGTAGCTGAAGATCTTCATAAAGGAGAAAAGAAGCTATGA
- the murB gene encoding UDP-N-acetylmuramate dehydrogenase: MKHYGEYKNLFSKLYEESQIQLDAKMSEHIYFKVGGPVDILLTPNSIQQVKETITICKENNIPFYVIGNGSNILVKDGGIRGVVIKLCELNKIECIGNKIIAECGALLKDVSKAATEGSLAGFQFACGIPGSVGGAVFMNAGAYDGEISFVIESAEVLDDNQEIRIIHKSELNLGYRQSVVMQKGYIVLRATFNLVNGDKEKIQARVDELTKRREERQPLEYPSAGSTFKRPEGYFAGKLIEDAGLKGFAIGGACVSEKHAGFVINYKNGTAKDVLDVICHVRDEVKKQFGVDLYPEVRIWGED, encoded by the coding sequence ATGAAGCACTATGGAGAATATAAGAATTTGTTCAGCAAATTATACGAAGAGTCACAAATTCAATTAGATGCGAAAATGAGTGAACATATATACTTTAAAGTTGGAGGACCAGTAGACATACTTCTAACTCCAAACAGTATACAACAGGTAAAAGAAACTATCACTATTTGTAAAGAAAATAATATACCATTTTATGTAATAGGAAATGGGTCTAATATCTTAGTTAAAGATGGTGGTATTAGAGGTGTTGTTATAAAGTTATGCGAGCTCAATAAAATAGAATGTATAGGTAACAAGATTATTGCAGAATGTGGAGCATTACTTAAAGATGTTTCGAAGGCAGCTACAGAAGGATCACTAGCAGGATTTCAATTTGCTTGTGGTATTCCGGGTAGCGTAGGTGGAGCTGTATTTATGAATGCAGGAGCTTATGACGGAGAAATTTCATTTGTTATTGAAAGTGCAGAAGTACTTGATGACAATCAAGAAATTAGAATAATTCATAAGTCAGAGTTGAATTTAGGATATAGACAGTCTGTAGTTATGCAAAAGGGATATATAGTATTACGCGCAACTTTTAATTTAGTTAATGGTGATAAAGAAAAAATTCAAGCTAGAGTTGATGAATTAACTAAAAGGAGAGAAGAAAGACAGCCGTTAGAGTATCCTTCAGCAGGTAGTACATTTAAAAGACCAGAGGGCTATTTCGCAGGAAAATTAATTGAGGATGCAGGATTAAAGGGATTTGCTATCGGTGGAGCGTGTGTTTCAGAGAAGCATGCTGGATTTGTTATTAATTATAAGAACGGAACAGCTAAGGATGTATTAGATGTAATATGTCATGTTAGAGATGAAGTGAAAAAACAATTTGGAGTAGATTTATATCCTGAAGTTAGAATTTGGGGTGAAGATTAA